One Osmerus eperlanus chromosome 24, fOsmEpe2.1, whole genome shotgun sequence DNA window includes the following coding sequences:
- the uhrf1 gene encoding E3 ubiquitin-protein ligase UHRF1, which produces MWIQVRTMDGKETHRIDSLSKLTKVDDLRVKILELFKVEPDRQRLFYRGKQMEDGHTIFDYNVGLNDIVQLLVRQARPAPSAGLKSKDKEAELSDSDSGCGSAQSESDKSSTHGEAEAPAAGTSGQTDAPDLVDPGFGFYKINEFVDARDLNMGAWFEAQIVNVTKTPKTPEEEGADAKLAEEEIRYHVKYEDYPENPVVQLLAQDVRPRARTVYQWHQLEPGMVVMVNYNPDEPKERGYWYDATIQKKKETRTVHEIHAKILLGDAGDSLNDCRIMFLTEIYKIEEPGVLDGSGAGSDSPMKRSNGPECKHCKDNPAKNCRWCNCHVCGVKQDPDKQLLCDECDMAFHIYCLNPPLSTIPEDEDWYCPECRTDSSEVVLAGEKLKESKKKSKMASASSSSQRDWGKGMACVGRTKQCTIVPSNHHGPIPGVPVGTLWKFRVQVSESGVHRPHVAGIHGRSNDGAYSLVLAGGYEDDVDDGNEFTYTGSGGRDLSGNKRTAEQSCDQKLTNMNRALALNCNAAVNEKDGAEARDWKAGKPVRVVRSSKGRKHSKFSPEDGNRYDGIYKVVKYWPEKGKSGFLVWRYMLKRNDDEPAPWTRDGKERVKKLGLTMQYPEGYLEAVAAKEKEKEKENKQEEELTETPTKGKRKRKSQSAAEEKASPAKGTPKKMKVESYKLTREQKALVKDDEANKRLWGEAMESLALGPRFLNKVEEVFLCICCQEVVYQPVTTECQHNVCRECLQRSFKAEVYTCPACRHDLGKNYPMNINKPLQAILKQLFPGYSSGR; this is translated from the exons ATGTGGATTCAAGTGCGCACCATGGATGGGAAGGAGACCCATCGGATCGACTCCCTTTCCAAACTCACCAAGGTGGATGATTTGCGAGTTAAGATTCTGGAACTCTTCAAGGTCGAACCAGATAGACAGAGGCTGTTCTACAGGGGCAAACAG ATGGAGGACGGCCACACCATTTTCGACTACAACGTGGGCCTGAACGACATAGTGCAGCTGCTGGTCCGCCAGGCCCGACCTGCCCCCAGCGCGGGCCTCAAAAGCAAGGACAAAGAGGCCGAGCTGTCGGACTCCGACTCTGGCTGCGGCTCCGCGCAGAGCGAGTCCGACAAGAGCTCGACGCACGGCGAGGCGGAGGCGCCGGCGGCGGGTACCTCGGGCCAGACGGACGCCCCCGACCTCGTCGATCCCGGGTTCGGCTTCTACAAG ATAAATGAGTTTGTTGATGCCAGAGATCTAAACATGGGCGCCTGGTTCGAGGCCCAGATTGTGAATGTCACAAAAACTCCAAAGACCCctgaggaggaaggagcagaTGCTAAACTAGCAGAGGAGGAAATCCGCTACCATGTCAAATACGAAGA TTACCCCGAGAACCCGGTGGTGCAGCTGCTGGCGCAGGACGTGCGCCCCCGCGCCCGCACGGTGTACCAGTGGCACCAGCTGGAGCCCGGCATGGTCGTCATGGTGAACTACAACCCGGACGAGCCCAAAGAGCGAGGCTACTGGTACGACGCCACCAtccagaagaagaaggagacgcGCACCGTCCACGAGATCCACGCCAAGATCCTGCTCGG CGATGCGGGTGATTCCCTGAATGACTGTCGAatcatgttcctgactgagaTATACAAGATTGAAGAGCCCGGTGTTCTGGATGGTTCCGGAGCCGGGTCCGACAGCCCCATGAAAA GATCCAACGGGCCCGAGTGCAAGCACTGCAAGGACAACCCCGCCAAGAACTGCCGCTGGTGCAACTGCCACGTGTGCGGCGTGAAGCAAGACCCCGATAAGCAGCTTCTGTGTGACGAGTGCGACATGGCCTTCCACATCTACtgcctcaacccccccctcagCACCATCCCTGAGGACGAGGACTG GTACTGTCCTGAGTGCCGCACCGACTCCAGCGAGGTCGTCCTGGCCGGGGAGAAGCTGAAGGAGAGCAAGAAGAAGTCCAAGATGGCCTCCGCCAGCTCCTCCAGTCAGAGGGACTGGGGCAAG ggtaTGGCTTGTGTGGGCCGCACCAAACAGTGCACCATCGTGCCCTCCAACCACCACGGCCCCATCCCCGGAGTCCCCGTGGGAACCCTCTGGAAGTTCAGAGTGCAG GTCAGCGAGTCCGGAGTCCACAGACCCCATGTCGCCGGGATTCACGGGAGGAGCAACGACGGGGCCTACTCTCTGGTGCTGGCAGGGGGCTACGAGGATGATGTG GACGACGGAAACGAGTTCACCTACACTGGCTCCGGGGGGCGGGACCTCTCAGGGAACAAGAGGACCGCCGAGCAGTCGTGCGACCAGAAGCTCACCAACATGAACAG GGCCCTGGCTCTCAACTGCAACGCGGCGGTGAACGAGAAGGACGGGGCGGAGGCCCGGGACTGGAAGGCCGGCAAGCCCGTCAGGGTGGTGCGCAGCTCCAAGGGACGCAAACACAGCAAGTTCAGCCCCGAAGACGGCAACAGATACGACGGCATCTACAAG GTGGTGAAGTACTGGCCGGAGAAGGGCAAGTCCGGCTTCCTGGTCTGGAGGTACATGCTGAAGCGCAACGACGACGAGCCGGCGCCGTGGACCCGGGACGGGAAGGAGCGCGTCAAGAAGCTGGGCCTCACCATGCAG TACCCTGAGGGTTACCTGGAGGCAGTGGCTgcgaaggagaaagagaaggagaaggagaacaagCAGGAAGAAGAGCTGACCGAGACGCCCACcaagggaaagaggaagaggaagtctCAAAGCGCGG CCGAGGAGAAGGCGTCTCCAGCCAAGGGCACCCCTAAGAAGATGAAGGTGGAGTCCTACAAACTGACCCGCGAGCAGAAGGCCCTCGTCAAGGACGACGAGGCCAACAAGAGGCTCTGGGGCGAAGCCATGGAGTCCCTGGCTCTCGGACCG AGGTTTTTGAACAAAGTCGAGGAGGTCTTTTTGTGCATATGCTGCCAGGAAGTGGTCTACCAGCCAGTCACAACAGAGTGCCAACACAATGTCTGCAGG GAATGCCTCCAACGGTCTTTTAAGGCGGAAGTGTATACCTGCCCTGCCTGCAGACACGATCTTGGCAAAAACTACCCCATGAATATCAACAAACCCCTCCAAGCCATCCTAAAGCAGCTGTTCCCCGGCTACAGCAGTGGACGGTGA
- the LOC134011364 gene encoding small conductance calcium-activated potassium channel protein 1-like has protein sequence MRLVLVKPTNATHRLDSTGDRRLDRDPEHCNSGGASPTGPSEVMRYQYSGTALHPRASTRERGGNFATTVSSHATTNGVPLLPVSSPQPSPLKTRSTTLSQLSNQDLLRFCSQIGSPPDLHLGSVQSAEWHGTDMGHPSQVCRCDGPSLNMLQDSEAASFQPRSKQGFLKDCLTGFSKSGNLSTKKQPRSLVPSTINIFPQVLNQEDDMKEMVNCFKDSFMSHCEGDGELNEHHQQKQNNHFKLKDHHLPHVSTAENSDHLLNIPLHSVESSEARRHLIFSQRQGEQQPSLTPQKTSGRSPRNCCVGDLADLCGNQPQLLQQYLRQDSDPQRGFHRNTWTSDDKKQPVCPKHHQFPAYPPFTSTPRVRRSSEAASKHGSIYSSTSSHRWQENHYCNEKRNKQPDNQGQDGSKSSLSNCSPTPLNTFPTGGTFNGDAARPLESHGTSESHLVDPAFERQPVQSSFLEEVFSKSVGEDSSKACSDSLTRDGGEAPQRKTKDIGYRLGQRRALFGKRKQLSDYALICGMFGIVAMVAETELSSVVYTKASTYSFALKCLISLSTAILLGLILMYHAREIQLFMVDNGADDWRIAMTYERIFLLLLELLVCAVHPIPGQYAFAWTTRLPFANPPSAAKSDIDIVLSIPMFLRLYLIGRVMLLHSKLFSDASSRSIGALNKISFDTRFVMKTLMTICPGTVLLVFSVSCWIIAAWTVRVCERYHDSQGVTSNFLGAMWLISITFLSIGYGDMVPHTYCGKGVCLLTGIMGAGCTALVVAVVARKSELTRAEKHVHNFMMDTQLYKRVKNTAANVLRETWLIYKHTKLVQKIDHAKVRKHQRKFLQAIHQLRRIKMEQRKLMDQANTLVDLAKTQSMMYDLVSDLQRRSEEMDRRMETLEGKLDAILLSLQALPSSLSQAMTQQQADFLDGLLHRVRAASLVSAPDLPCPSSLTSEILLHSGSPAHIPEI, from the exons ATGAGGCTGGTTTTGGTCAAACCCACCAATGCAACACACCGTCTCGACTCAACTGGAGATAGGCGTCTTGACCGTGACCCTGAACACTGCAACTCAGGGGGGGCATCTCCTACCGGACCATCCGAGGTCATGAGATATCAGTACTCTGGAACAGCCCTCCATCCCCGGGCCTCGACGCGAGAACGTGGCGGCAACTTTGCCACAACAGTTTCCTCGCACGCAACCACAAACGGAGTTCCCCTGCTGCCCGTTTCTTCTCCACAACCGTCTCCCCTCAAAACGCGGAGCACCACGCTTTCGCAATTGAGCAATCAAGACCTGCTTCGTTTCTGCAGTCAGATAGGAAGCCCCCCTGATCTTCACCTGGGCTCGGTTCAGTCTGCTGAGTGGCATGGGACCGACATGGGCCATCCCAGCCAGGTGTGTCGCTGCGATGGTCCTTCTCTCAACATGCTCCAGGATTCGGAGGCAGCCAGTTTCCAGCCTCGGTCCAAGCAGGGCTTCCTCAAGGACTGCCTCACCGGGTTTTCCAAGAGTGGAAATCTTAGCACTAAGAAGCAACCAAGGTCCTTGGTGCCATCGACAATAAATATTTTCCCTCAAGTCCTTAATCAAGAGGATGACATGAAAGAGATGGTTAATTGCTTCAAGGATAGTTTCATGTCCCACtgtgaaggagatggagaattaAATGAGCATCAccagcaaaaacaaaacaaccattTTAAACTCAAAGATCATCATTTACCTCATGTTTCGACCGCCGAAAACTCAGACCATCTTCTCAACATCCCTTTGCATTCAGTCGAATCCAGTGAAGCCAGACGGCACCTGATTTTCTCCCAGCGTCAAGGGGAGCAGCAACCGTCATTAACGCCTCAGAAGACGTCGGGTCGAAGTCCACGGAACTGCTGTGTCGGTGACCTGGCCGACCTTTGCGGGAACCAGCCACAATTGCTTCAGCAGTATCTACGGCAAGACTCAGATCCCCAACGTGGTTTTCACCGAAACACCTGGACTTCGGATGACAAAAAACAACCCGTATGCCCAAAGCATCACCAGTTCCCGGCTTATCCTCCATTCACCAGCACCCCTCGTGTAAGGAGGTCGTCTGAGGCGGCCAGCAAACACGGAAGTATTTATTCTTCTACAAGTAGCCATCGCTGGCAGGAGAATCATTACTGTAATGAGAAGAGGAACAAGCAACCGGATAATCAG GGCCAAGACGGGTCTAAGTCGTCCCTCTCCAATTGTTCTCCAACCCCCTTAAACACCTTCCCGACCGGTGGCACCTTCAATGGAGACGCCGCGAGACCTCTGGAGAGCCACGGGACTTCCGAGAGTCATTTGGTCGACCCGGCCTTTGAGAGACAGCCTGTCCAGAGCTCCTTTTTAGAGGAGGTCTTTTCGAAAAGCGTCGGCGAGGACTCGAGTAAGGCCTGCAGCGACAGCCTCACCAGGGACGGAGGCGAGGCGCCACAGAGGAAGACGAAGGACATCGGCTACCGGCTGGGCCAACGCAGGGCCCTCTTCGGGAAGCGCAAGCAGCTGAGCGACTACGCGTTGATCTGCGGGATGTTTGGGATCGTCGCCATGGTGGCCGAGACGGAACTGTCCTCCGTCGTTTACACCAAG GCATCGACGTACTCCTTTGCGTTGAAATGCCTCATCAGTCTCTCTACTGCTATATTGCTAGGcctcattctgatgtaccatgcccGGGAAATACAG CTCTTCATGGTGGACAATGGAGCGGATGATTGGAGGATAGCCATGACCTATGAGCGgatcttcctgctcctcctggagCTCCTGGTCTGTGCCGTGCACCCCATCCCCGGCCAGTACGCGTTCGCCTGGACCACGCGGCTGCCCTTCGCCAACCCTCCCTCCGCGGCCAAGTCCGACATCGACATCGTCCTCTCCATCCCCATGTTCCTGCGCCTCTATCTGATCGGCCGAGTCATGCTGCTCCACAGCAAGCTGTTCAGCGACGCGTCCTCGCGGAGCATCGGAGCCCTGAACAAGATCAGCTTCGACACGCGCTTCGTCATGAAGACTCTGATGACCATCTGCCCCGGCACCGTGCTTCTGGTGTTTAGCGTGTCTTGCTGGATCATCGCCGCGTGGACCGTCCGCGTGTGCGAGAG GTATCATGACTCTCAGGGGGTGACCAGTAACTTCCTGGGAGCCATGTGGCTCATCTCCATAACCTTCCTCTCCATTGGCTACGGAGATATGGTTCCTCACACGTACTGTGGTAAAGGAGTGTGTCTACTGACTGGGATCATG GGCGCTGGCTGTACTGCGCTGGTGGTCGCCGTGGTTGCGAGAAAGTCTGAGTTAACCCGGGCTGAGAAGCATGTTCACAATTTCATGATGGACACCCAGCTCTATAAACGG GTGAAAAACACAGCAGCTAATGTCCTCAGGGAAACATGGCTCATCTACAAACACACCAAGCTGGTCCAGAAGATCGACCACGCAAAGGTTCGCAAACACCAACGCAAATTTCTGCAAGCTATTCACCA GCTACGCAGAATTAAAATGGAGCAGAGGAAACTAATGGACCAGGCCAACACGCTTGTTGATTTAGCAAAG ACACAGAGCATGATGTATGACTTGGTCTCAGATCTCCAGCGGCGTAGCGAGGAGATGGACAGGCGGATGGAAACCTTGGAGGGCAAACTAGACGCAATCCTCCTCAGCCTGCAAGCCCTAccgagctctctctctcaggcaatGACTCAGCAGCAAGCGGACTTCCTGGATGGCCTGCTGCACCGGGTGCGGGCAGCATCGTTAGTCTCTGCTCCTGACCTGCCATGTCCATCTTCCCTGACATCCGAAATCTTATTGCACAGTGGATCGCCTGCTCACATTCCTGAAATCTGA
- the ccdc124 gene encoding coiled-coil domain-containing protein 124, whose translation MPKKFQGENSKAATAKARKAEAKAVVDARKKQELEDALWQENDKHVLKKEQRKDDKEKKRLEALERKKENQRLLDEESARIRGRATAELATGKVTGKVTRAQIEETLRIEQQQLEEEPTLKEKSHLETPLEENVNRIVFEEGEVEARTIEDAISVLSTSEEVDRHPERRVKAAYAAYEEANMPRLKMENPNMRLSQLKQQLKKEWMKSPENPLNQHFNTYNSK comes from the exons ATGCCGAAAAAGTTCCAGGGCGAGAACTCCAAGGCGGCCACTGCCAAGGCCCGCAAGGCAGAGGCTAAAGCGGTGGTAGACGCCCGCAAaaagcaggagctggaggacgcCCTTTGGCAGGAGAACGATAAACATGTGCTAAAGAAAGAGCAGAGAAAG GATGACAAGGAAAAAAAACGTCTGGAGGCTttggaaagaaagaaggagaatcAGCGACTCCTGGACGAGGAGAGCGCAAGGATCCGGGGAAGAGCCACCGCGGAGCTTGCGACCGGCAAAGTCACCGGCAAGGTCACCAGGGCACAGATTGAGGAGACACTTCGCATTGAACAGCAACAGCTCGAAGAAGAGCCCACACTGAAAG AGAAGAGCCACCTGGAGACTCCCCTGGAAGAGAACGTGAACAGGATCGTCTTTGAGGAAGGGGAAGTGGAGGCCAGAACCATAGAGGATGCCATCTCCGTGCTCAG CACGAGCGAGGAGGTGGACCGCCACCCCGAGCGCAGGGTGAAGGCGGCGTACGCGGCGTACGAGGAGGCCAACATGCCCCGCCTGAAGATGGAGAACCCCAACATGAGGTTGTCGCAGCTCAAGCAGCAGCTGAAGAAGGAGTGGATGAAGTCTCCGGAgaaccccctcaaccagcattTCAACACCTACAACAGCAAGTGA